The genomic region TTAAGAACGGAAACCTCAAGAAAATGTCTGCTCTTTTAAACAGTGCCATTTTCCCAGGAAACCAGGGCGGTCCTTTAGAGCATATTATCGCCGCTAAAGCAGTAGCTTTTGGAGAGGCTTTAACCGATGAGTTTTTACACTATGCCGTACAGGTAAAGAAAAATGCCAAAAAAATGGCGGAAGCTTTTGTAGAGAAAGACTATCAAATTATTTCTGGTGGAACCGATAATCACTGTATGCTTATCGACCTTAGAAATAAAGGAGTAAGTGGGAAAGAAGCTGAGGAAGCTTTAACGAAAGCCGATATTACTGTAAACAAAAACATGGTGCCATTTGATGATAAATCACCATTCGTAACTTCAGGAATTAGAATTGGTACTGCAGCGGTAACTACAAGAGGTTTGGATGAAGAAGATATGCCAAGAGTTGTGGAGCTTATTGACAGAGTCATTAAAAATATTAACAATGACGCAAAACTAGCTGAAGTGAAATCTGAAGTGAATGCTTTAATGCACGGTCGCCCATTATTTAAAGCTTAATCGATAGATACGATATAAAGTAAAAAAGCTACCAATTTTGGTAGTCTTTTTTACTTTATAGAGCTATATAGGCTATAATTTTAATTTACGGGTTAAGTAAAAGCCTAACAGTAGAAAAGCTCCCGGAGTAAAAAATAAACTGGCAACGTATCCTAAATCGTTATTTAATACTGTATAGGTTTCTATTAAATTACCTATAAAAAAACCAAAGCCAACTCCCATAAGAACAAGTGAAAGGTTAAGTAAAATTACAGCCCAAACGGGTGAAGCTCTATCTTTTCTAAATTTAAACAGTGATGCATCTTTATCATGTTCGATAAGGGCAAGGCGTTCCTTATTTCTCGTTTGAAAAAACAGGAAGAAAATACCAAATATGCAGGCAAAAAAGGAAATAGATATAATAATAGCAGGATTCATATTTTTAATTTTATTTAATTAATGATTAAACTTTTAAGCGCTTTCTTAAGTTAAGACGAGACTTTACAAAAACAGGTTACAAATAATTTCAAAAAAGAAAGAGGGAATTTATTGTAACCAGATTTGCTTAGTTGTCGTCCTATAATTAAATGACCATCAAAAAAGACCAATTACTCATCGATCAAATACTGGGCGGAGATAAGCAATTATTCTCGGTACTGGTAGATCGTTATAAAAATTTGGTGTTTACCTTATGTTTAAGGTTGCTGAAAAATAGGGAAGAAGCTGAAGAGGTTGCACAGGATAGTTTTGTGAAAATCTATAAATCTTTAAGTAAATTTAAAGGAGAGGCAAAATTTTCGACCTGGGTGTACCGGGTGACTTATAATAACTGTCTCGATTTTATAAAGGCCAGGAAACGTAAGTTTCAGGAATTAAGTGTAGATGCTTATGACGATTTTGAAATAGAAGATTTAGATAGCGCGATTAATAACTTAGAAGAGAATGAGCGAAAAAAGGCTATTCTGGGCTGTATAAATATGCTGAATGAAGATGATGCTTTTTTGCTAACTTTACATTATTATGAGGATCAATCAGTGAAGGATATTGCTGAAATTATGAAGCTGTCTGTGGCTAATGTAAAAGTGAAATTATACCGAAGCCGTAAACAACTGGCGTTTATTTTGAAGAGAAGGTTGTCGAATGATATGTTGCTGAATTATGGAAAATAAAGAAAATAAATTAGACGAATTTACGAAGAAAATTTTCATGGAATCCAGCCTGGAAACTCCTTCTTTTGATTTTACAGATAAGGTAATGGCTAATTTACCCGAATTTACAATGGCCAATGCTGCTAGAGTAAGTCCTTTAGCAAAGAAAATAAAATACGAGCCATTAATTTCTAAAAAGGGCTGGGTGATGATCGCAGCTTTTATTGCCTTATTGCTAATTACATCTTATTTTCCTTCAGCAGAAGGAGCTTCAGAAGTCGTAATTGATAATTGGAGTAAAGTTAAGTCGGTTTTTGATTTTTCTCTTGAACTACCGAATATCAGTATTTTAAATTCTGATGTTATTGCTATTTCTGTAGTACTTTTTACCGCCTATTTTTTACTAGAAATTTTTCTGCTGAATAACTGGATGAGTAAAAGAAGATTTTATTGATCAGATTTCTGCTGAAATAAAACCTTCATGTTTTCATCGATTCTTGCCGGGCGTTTAGAGTCATGACTCATTAAGCACCAGGTGGTTTTTGCTTTAGCTAAGATTTTATCGTTTTTTTTGTTTTTAATGAGTACGTGCCTTATCGAAGTGACATTCGTAATTTCATCTACATAGGTTTGCAGTATAATAAGATCGTCTAAAAAAGCCTGCTGTTTATAATCGATTTCGTGTCGAACCACAACCCAAAAGAATTTTTCTTTCTGTGAAGCTGATGCGCGATCTTCCCAATGGCCTTTAGCAACATCCTGTATCCATTGCACATATTGCACGTTATTTACATGGTCTTGTTCATCAAGATCACTTGAGGTAACCTTGAGCTCCATTTCAAAAATCTGGGGCGTGGTGATCATTTATTTTTCTACGATTTTAACCTCGAATAATTTATCCCAGTGTTTTCCGGTTACAAATAATTGTTTAGTGTGAGGATTATAGGCGATACCATTAAGAACATGGTTTACTTCGTTAAGATCTTGTTCGTTACCCAGTTTATTTCTTAAACCTCTAAAATCAATAAGGCCAACAATCGCTCCATTTTTAGGATTAATGATTGCTACACCATCTTTTTGATAAGTGTTTGCATAAATAAGTCCGTCAACCCATTCCAATTCATTCATTTTAGAATTAATACTTTTATGGGTAGCAATCTGAATATAATCTTTTTCAGCCAAAGTTTCGGGATCTAACAACCAG from Zunongwangia profunda SM-A87 harbors:
- a CDS encoding DUF6249 domain-containing protein; translated protein: MNPAIIISISFFACIFGIFFLFFQTRNKERLALIEHDKDASLFKFRKDRASPVWAVILLNLSLVLMGVGFGFFIGNLIETYTVLNNDLGYVASLFFTPGAFLLLGFYLTRKLKL
- a CDS encoding RNA polymerase sigma factor; this translates as MTIKKDQLLIDQILGGDKQLFSVLVDRYKNLVFTLCLRLLKNREEAEEVAQDSFVKIYKSLSKFKGEAKFSTWVYRVTYNNCLDFIKARKRKFQELSVDAYDDFEIEDLDSAINNLEENERKKAILGCINMLNEDDAFLLTLHYYEDQSVKDIAEIMKLSVANVKVKLYRSRKQLAFILKRRLSNDMLLNYGK
- a CDS encoding acyl-CoA thioesterase — translated: MITTPQIFEMELKVTSSDLDEQDHVNNVQYVQWIQDVAKGHWEDRASASQKEKFFWVVVRHEIDYKQQAFLDDLIILQTYVDEITNVTSIRHVLIKNKKNDKILAKAKTTWCLMSHDSKRPARIDENMKVLFQQKSDQ